In Dehalogenimonas etheniformans, one genomic interval encodes:
- the trpC gene encoding indole-3-glycerol phosphate synthase TrpC encodes MLLNEIVAATKIATEQRKHSIPLSDIVQQAGSQPPPLDLAGALVGDTVKIIAEVKKASPSKGMIKADFDPVKIAREYALGGAAAISVLTEEKYFQGSPDYLKPIATDLGKNRPPLLRKDFIIDPYQVYEARALGADTILLIVAILSPLELSSLLELSHSLGMAVLAETHDETEIKTAVESGARIIGINNRDLKTFRVDLKTTARLRPLIPSDRLVVSESGISNGEGIEYLKRLGVNAALVGEALMTAPDIARKLKELTA; translated from the coding sequence GTGCTGCTTAATGAAATCGTAGCGGCGACAAAAATCGCTACCGAACAACGAAAACACAGCATCCCGCTGAGTGATATCGTTCAACAGGCCGGGAGCCAGCCACCGCCGCTAGATTTAGCCGGAGCGCTTGTCGGGGACACGGTGAAAATCATTGCCGAGGTCAAAAAGGCATCACCGTCCAAAGGCATGATTAAGGCTGATTTCGATCCAGTGAAAATCGCACGCGAATATGCGTTAGGAGGCGCGGCTGCCATTTCAGTTCTGACCGAAGAGAAGTATTTCCAGGGCAGCCCCGACTATCTAAAACCCATAGCAACAGACCTGGGCAAAAACCGACCGCCATTGCTGCGGAAGGACTTTATTATCGATCCCTACCAGGTCTACGAAGCCCGGGCTTTGGGCGCTGACACCATCTTGCTAATCGTGGCTATTTTATCCCCCTTAGAGCTCAGTTCATTGTTGGAATTGAGCCATTCACTTGGGATGGCGGTGTTGGCTGAAACCCATGATGAAACCGAGATCAAAACAGCGGTCGAATCCGGCGCCAGGATAATCGGTATCAACAATCGGGACTTGAAAACATTCCGTGTAGACTTGAAAACAACCGCAAGACTGAGACCGTTGATCCCAAGCGACAGACTGGTGGTCAGCGAAAGTGGCATATCGAATGGTGAAGGTATCGAATACCTGAAACGGCTGGGAGTGAATGCCGCACTGGTCGGCGAGGCACTGATGACCGCACCGGATATCGCACGTAAACTCAAGGAATTGACGGCATGA
- a CDS encoding phosphoribosylanthranilate isomerase, which produces MTRIKICGITDIEPASLCSQLGADFIGLVFAKSRRRVTEDQAKEITEYLLSQRRRPEIVGVFVNTPASEVNQIADSCHLDRVQLSGDEDEDYCRNIKTPIIKATRIVQGFKIPEIKTLTVADTIHLFDSGAHGLFGGSGKLFDWAALEGLDLSNQVIVAGGLTPENVEELVLRYHPWGVDVSSGVETNHRKDPKKIRDFISAVRKTDAKLKGAENVTR; this is translated from the coding sequence ATGACCCGAATTAAGATTTGCGGCATCACCGATATTGAACCGGCATCTCTCTGTTCCCAGCTCGGGGCGGATTTCATCGGGCTGGTCTTTGCCAAGAGCCGCCGCCGGGTGACTGAAGACCAAGCGAAGGAGATTACGGAGTATCTCTTGTCCCAGCGAAGACGACCTGAAATTGTCGGAGTCTTCGTCAACACCCCGGCGTCTGAGGTCAATCAGATCGCAGACAGTTGCCACTTAGATCGGGTTCAACTCTCGGGTGACGAGGATGAAGATTACTGCCGGAATATCAAAACACCGATCATTAAAGCCACCCGCATTGTTCAAGGCTTCAAAATCCCCGAGATCAAAACACTTACTGTGGCCGATACCATCCACCTTTTTGATTCAGGCGCTCACGGTTTGTTTGGCGGCTCCGGAAAGTTATTTGACTGGGCTGCACTCGAGGGGCTTGATCTTTCGAATCAAGTAATTGTGGCCGGCGGATTGACCCCGGAAAATGTTGAAGAATTGGTGTTGCGCTACCATCCTTGGGGGGTGGATGTTTCGAGCGGAGTTGAGACCAACCATCGCAAAGATCCGAAGAAAATACGAGATTTCATCAGTGCCGTCAGGAAAACTGATGCCAAATTAAAAGGAGCCGAAAATGTTACCCGATAA
- the trpA gene encoding tryptophan synthase subunit alpha, whose amino-acid sequence MSRISSKFASRKVLIGYLTVGYPDIGTTVRAAKTLEKAGCDIIELGIPFSDPIGDGPVIQAASHHALQNGITPAACIEIASQLRREINIPLVFMGYYNPILNYGIQRFCRDCQDAGVNGLIIPDLPPEESGDLAEAAVPCSLDLIYLLAPTSTADRISVVTEKSEGFIYLTSVAGITGARDTVPDYLPEFIARVRTQAKQPIAVGFGISSPDQAKAIANCADGVIIGSKLLQLVERDPLLDQLNEFISSVRKALDG is encoded by the coding sequence ATGAGCCGCATATCATCGAAATTTGCCAGTCGAAAAGTGCTTATCGGTTATTTAACCGTGGGCTACCCCGATATCGGAACGACCGTCCGAGCGGCGAAAACGCTGGAAAAAGCCGGCTGCGACATCATCGAACTGGGCATTCCTTTCTCTGATCCAATTGGCGATGGTCCCGTTATTCAGGCAGCGAGCCACCATGCGCTGCAGAACGGCATCACGCCCGCAGCTTGCATCGAAATCGCTTCGCAGTTGCGGCGCGAAATCAACATCCCATTAGTGTTCATGGGATATTACAACCCCATCCTGAACTATGGAATTCAGCGCTTCTGCCGGGACTGCCAGGACGCCGGTGTTAACGGTTTGATCATTCCCGACCTGCCGCCTGAAGAATCCGGGGATCTCGCCGAGGCAGCCGTCCCATGTAGCTTGGATTTGATCTACCTTCTGGCGCCGACGAGCACGGCAGACCGCATCTCAGTTGTTACGGAAAAATCCGAGGGCTTTATCTACTTGACCTCGGTTGCCGGGATCACCGGCGCGCGCGATACCGTGCCGGATTACCTGCCTGAGTTTATCGCCAGGGTTAGAACCCAGGCTAAACAGCCCATCGCGGTGGGTTTCGGTATATCGTCGCCGGACCAAGCGAAAGCAATCGCCAATTGTGCGGACGGCGTCATTATCGGGAGCAAGCTGTTGCAGCTGGTGGAGCGAGACCCATTGTTAGATCAACTAAATGAATTCATTTCAAGCGTGAGAAAGGCTCTCGACGGTTGA
- the trpB gene encoding tryptophan synthase subunit beta, with protein sequence MLPDKRGYFGEYGGRYVPETLVPALADLALGYDAVKNDPSFQQELDALLTNYAGRATPLYYAKNLSASLGGAKIYLKREDLAHTGSHKINNALGQGLLAKRLGKKRIIAETGAGQHGVATAAVCAMLGLQGVVYMGEDDIKRQALNVFRMKLMGTVVRPVPSGSRTLKDAINEAMRDWVSHPQDSYYLIGSVVGPHPYPMMVRDFQSVIGKESREQMIAETGRLPDYAVACVGGGSNAMGMFYPFIGDTSVKLIGVEAGGSGLNTDKHAATLSAGRPGVLHGARSYLMQDQYGQVAETHSISAGLDYPGVGPEHSCLKDSHRAEYVSVNDDEALAAFRLLSETEGILPAMESSHAIAQAVKLAPTLSEDQTILVCLSGRGDKDMDIVVNALGVEI encoded by the coding sequence ATGTTACCCGATAAACGTGGATATTTTGGTGAGTATGGGGGGCGCTACGTGCCGGAGACCCTTGTACCTGCGCTGGCCGATTTGGCGTTGGGTTACGACGCAGTCAAGAACGATCCTTCGTTCCAACAGGAACTCGATGCACTTCTAACCAACTACGCAGGCCGGGCAACGCCACTTTATTACGCCAAAAACCTGTCCGCGAGTCTTGGCGGCGCAAAGATCTATCTCAAGCGCGAAGACCTGGCTCACACCGGATCGCACAAAATCAACAACGCCTTGGGTCAAGGCCTTTTGGCCAAACGCCTGGGTAAAAAACGGATTATCGCCGAGACGGGCGCTGGACAGCATGGCGTAGCCACGGCGGCGGTGTGTGCTATGCTCGGGCTGCAGGGCGTGGTCTACATGGGAGAGGACGACATCAAACGCCAGGCTTTGAATGTTTTCCGAATGAAACTCATGGGCACCGTGGTGCGGCCAGTGCCTTCCGGATCGCGGACACTCAAGGACGCCATCAACGAAGCCATGCGGGACTGGGTGAGCCATCCCCAGGACAGCTACTATCTCATTGGATCGGTGGTCGGGCCGCACCCCTACCCGATGATGGTCAGAGACTTTCAGTCAGTGATCGGAAAAGAGTCGCGGGAGCAGATGATTGCGGAAACCGGCAGATTACCGGACTACGCGGTTGCGTGCGTGGGCGGGGGCAGCAATGCCATGGGCATGTTTTACCCGTTTATCGGTGATACTTCAGTGAAGCTCATCGGAGTCGAAGCCGGTGGTTCAGGCTTGAACACTGACAAACACGCCGCTACTCTTTCAGCCGGTCGGCCGGGAGTCCTCCATGGAGCAAGGTCTTATCTCATGCAGGATCAATACGGCCAGGTAGCCGAAACCCACAGTATTTCAGCCGGACTGGACTACCCAGGTGTCGGTCCTGAACACAGTTGTTTGAAAGACAGCCACCGCGCCGAATATGTCTCGGTGAATGACGATGAAGCATTGGCCGCCTTCAGATTGCTCTCCGAGACGGAAGGTATCCTGCCGGCGATGGAGTCATCTCATGCCATCGCCCAGGCAGTTAAACTGGCACCGACGTTAAGTGAGGATCAAACAATTTTGGTCTGCCTCTCTGGCCGCGGAGACAAAGATATGGATATAGTGGTGAACGCATTAGGGGTGGAAATATGA
- the trpD gene encoding anthranilate phosphoribosyltransferase: MIKEAIETLVTGKSLSADEASAVMAEIMDGQATPAQFGAFVTALRCKGETIGEMVGLARTMRAKALPVASGGPVVDTCGTGGDGAGTLNISTAAAIVAAACGARVAKHGNRAMSSKCGSADVLEALGVRINLTPVEVAECLDKVGVAFMFAPVFHPAMKHAGPPRKEIGIRTVFNLLGPLCNPAGASSQVIGVPNKDLVLKMAATLRALGGTHSLVVHGEGLDELTVTGQTHVCELINDELHLYTIAPEDFGLPRYSLDEVRGGDARWNAAAMLRMFQGETGAFRDAAGLNAAAALLASNRAQTLGEGVTLALDAIDSGKALAKLEKFIEVTQMLEMRRAA; encoded by the coding sequence ATGATCAAAGAAGCGATCGAAACACTGGTGACCGGAAAGTCACTTTCAGCCGACGAGGCTTCCGCCGTAATGGCTGAAATCATGGACGGTCAGGCGACACCTGCCCAATTCGGCGCCTTTGTCACTGCCCTGCGCTGCAAAGGAGAAACCATCGGTGAGATGGTTGGACTGGCCCGGACGATGCGAGCCAAAGCCCTGCCCGTTGCTTCCGGAGGTCCGGTCGTTGACACCTGTGGCACTGGGGGAGATGGGGCAGGCACACTCAACATCTCGACCGCCGCGGCGATTGTTGCGGCCGCATGTGGGGCCAGGGTGGCAAAACACGGCAATCGAGCCATGTCCTCAAAATGCGGCAGCGCCGATGTCCTCGAAGCGCTGGGAGTCAGGATCAACCTGACACCCGTCGAAGTGGCTGAGTGCTTGGACAAAGTCGGCGTTGCTTTCATGTTCGCTCCTGTCTTCCACCCGGCAATGAAACATGCCGGACCGCCTCGCAAGGAGATCGGCATCAGGACTGTCTTCAACCTGCTGGGACCATTGTGCAATCCTGCCGGCGCGTCCTCACAAGTTATCGGCGTGCCAAATAAGGACCTGGTGCTGAAAATGGCGGCAACGCTTCGAGCCCTGGGCGGAACTCATTCGCTCGTCGTCCACGGCGAGGGCTTGGATGAGCTTACGGTTACTGGACAAACACACGTTTGCGAATTGATCAATGACGAATTGCATCTTTACACCATAGCACCAGAAGACTTCGGATTGCCGCGTTACTCCCTGGATGAGGTCAGAGGCGGCGATGCACGGTGGAACGCCGCCGCAATGTTGCGAATGTTCCAGGGAGAGACCGGGGCGTTCCGCGACGCGGCGGGGTTGAACGCCGCTGCGGCGCTGTTAGCATCCAATCGGGCCCAAACTCTCGGAGAAGGAGTGACTCTGGCGCTTGACGCTATCGACAGCGGCAAGGCGCTGGCTAAACTGGAAAAATTCATCGAAGTAACGCAGATGCTGGAGATGCGCCGTGCTGCTTAA